The Parvibaculum sp. DNA segment GCGGCGAAACCCGTCTTGTCGCCGACGATCAGGTGCGCCTCGTTCGCGACGGCGCGCGTCTTGTCGCCTCCGCGCCCGAAATGCTGACCGGCCTCATCGAGTTGCGCGGCCTCGGCCTTGTCGAAATGCCGGCGGCGGCGCAGGGCGATGTCGTATTGATCGTCGATCTGGTGCCGCGCGCTGCCGTGCCGCGTCTGCCTGAACCCCGCCACGAGGAAATCGCCGGCCTCCGCCTGCCGGTGCTGGCGCTACACGCTTTCGATATCACGGCGCCCGAAAAGCTCCGTCTCGCTCTGGCCGCTATTCCGGAAACGGGTTTCCCGGGCCCCGACGGCCGCCTTTGATCCCGAAATCCGCATCCGCCGGCGCCCCCGAAGCGATGCCGATTGTTGCGTCGCAACACTTGTCATTGACGCCGGAATGAGGTCACGATACGCCCCTCGCAGGGGTAAGTTACGCCGCCCGGCCGTCAGGCGGCCCGGAAGCGGCAAAGAGGGCGGTCGATGATCGGATTGGTACTTGTCACACATGGTCAGCTGGCCAGCCAGTTTGTCGCCGCGATGGAACATGTCGTCGGCGCGCAGGCGCAGGTTGCGGCCATCAGCATCGGCCCCGACGACGACATGGAGCAGCGCCGCAAGGACATATTGAAGGCGGTCGCCGCGTCCGACAGCGGCGACGGCGTCATCCTGTTGACCGACATGTTCGGCGGCACACCCTCCAACCTCGCGATTTCGGTGATGGACAAGGCCCGGGTCGAGGTGATCGCCGGCGTCAACCTGCCCATGCTGATCAAGCTCGCCTCCGTCCGCGACACGGCTTCGCTCGGCGAGGCCGTCGATCAGGCGCAGGAATCCGGCCGCAAATACATCTCGATTGCGAGCCGCGTACTGGCTGGCGACGGCGCGTGACGGTCGAAAGCGGCGGGGCACCGCGTCCCGCATCCCGCCTCCTCAACATCGTCAACACGCGCGGCCTCCACGCCCGCGCTTCGGCGAAATTCGTCCAGACCGCCGAACGTTTCGACGCCGACATCCGCGTTTCCCGCGAAGGCCAGACGGTCCCCGGCACCTCGATCATGGGCCTGATGATGCTGGCCGCCGCGCCCGGCTGCTGCATCCTGATCGAGGCCGAGGGCCCCGAAGCCGAGGCCGCGCTCGACGCCCTCGAGGCGCTGGTGTCGGACGGTTTCGGCGAACGCGACTAGATTTCGCCTGCCCATCGCCATGTCGTAACCGCCGGGATTAAGGCCGGCAGGGCCATTTTGCCGGCCAAAACAACGATATAAAGATTTCTTTATATCGACCTTGCCCCCTCTCCCCGCCCTTGCTATAACCGCCCCCGAACCGGCCGCTCCGCGAGCCGCGGCGCCTGTGCGCGCCGCCCGCGCCGGCCCGCCTGAAATCACGCCCCGCAAAGGAGCTACCGCCCCATGAGTCAAGCCGCCAAAGCCGATCCGCGCGACTACGCGATCAAGGACATCAATCTCGCCGATTGGGGCCGCAAGGAAATCGACATCGCCGAAACCGAAATGCCGGGCCTGATGGCGACGCGCGAGGAGTTCGGCGCGCAGAAGCCCTTGAAGGGTGCCCGCATCGCCGGCTCGCTGCACATGACGATCCAGACCGCCGTGCTGATCGAGACGCTGGCCGAGCTCGGCGCCGACATCCGCTGGGCTTCCTGCAACATCTATTCGACGCAGGACCATGCCGCCGCCGCCATCGCCGCGCGCGGCATTCCGGTCTTTGCCATCAAGGGCGAAAGCCTTGAGGATTACTGGGAATACACCCACCGCATTTTCGAATGGTCGGATGGCGGCGCCCCCAACATGATCCTCGACGACGGCGGCGACGCGACGCTGCTGATCCATCTCGGCAAGCGCGCCGAAGAAGGCGACGTCGCTTTCCTCGAAACGCCGGGCAACGAGGAAGAGGAAATCCTTTTCGCCGCTATCAAGCGCCGCCTCAAGCACAAGCCGGGCTTCTACAGCCAGATCGCCAAAAGCGTGCGCGGCGTGACGGAGGAAACCACCACCGGCGTCCACCGTCTTTATGAAATGCAGAAGAAGGGCACGCTGCTCTGGCCGGCGATCAACGTCAACGACAGCGTGACGAAGTCGAAATTCGACAATCTCTATGGCTGCCGCGAGTCGCTGGTCGACGGCATCCGCCGCGCCACCGACGTGATGATGTCGGGCAAGGTCGGCGTCGTCGCGGGCTTCGGCGACGTGGGCAAGGGTTCGGCCGCCTCACTGCGTCAGGCCGGCTGCCGCGTCATCGTCACCGA contains these protein-coding regions:
- a CDS encoding HPr kinase/phosphatase C-terminal domain-containing protein gives rise to the protein MPGALYMHGTCIACGARAALLRGPSGAGKSDLAFRLIRADASGETRLVADDQVRLVRDGARLVASAPEMLTGLIELRGLGLVEMPAAAQGDVVLIVDLVPRAAVPRLPEPRHEEIAGLRLPVLALHAFDITAPEKLRLALAAIPETGFPGPDGRL
- a CDS encoding PTS sugar transporter subunit IIA, encoding MIGLVLVTHGQLASQFVAAMEHVVGAQAQVAAISIGPDDDMEQRRKDILKAVAASDSGDGVILLTDMFGGTPSNLAISVMDKARVEVIAGVNLPMLIKLASVRDTASLGEAVDQAQESGRKYISIASRVLAGDGA
- a CDS encoding HPr family phosphocarrier protein — encoded protein: MTVESGGAPRPASRLLNIVNTRGLHARASAKFVQTAERFDADIRVSREGQTVPGTSIMGLMMLAAAPGCCILIEAEGPEAEAALDALEALVSDGFGERD
- the ahcY gene encoding adenosylhomocysteinase, with amino-acid sequence MSQAAKADPRDYAIKDINLADWGRKEIDIAETEMPGLMATREEFGAQKPLKGARIAGSLHMTIQTAVLIETLAELGADIRWASCNIYSTQDHAAAAIAARGIPVFAIKGESLEDYWEYTHRIFEWSDGGAPNMILDDGGDATLLIHLGKRAEEGDVAFLETPGNEEEEILFAAIKRRLKHKPGFYSQIAKSVRGVTEETTTGVHRLYEMQKKGTLLWPAINVNDSVTKSKFDNLYGCRESLVDGIRRATDVMMSGKVGVVAGFGDVGKGSAASLRQAGCRVIVTEIDPICALQAAMEGYEVTTMDEAAPRGDIFVTTTGNVDVITVDHMRAMKHRAIVCNIGHFDSEIQIGGLRNLKWHNVKPQVDEIEFQDGKRIILLAEGRLVNLGCGTGHPSFVMSASFTNQTLAQIELWTKPDDYEKKVYVLKKELDEKVARLHLAKIGVKLETLNKKQADYIGVSAEGPFKPETYRY